DNA sequence from the Vicia villosa cultivar HV-30 ecotype Madison, WI linkage group LG3, Vvil1.0, whole genome shotgun sequence genome:
AACTATTATTTGTAcagtcatttaaaaaaaatcaaagatggAAAAAAACTAGAAAGAAACTGCAATCATTTGCATGACACAACTATTCTTTGACAGCGCAACAGTAATTAAGAATAAAAGAAAACCTGGCTGATAGCATTTTCAAAGATGAAAAAATTTAGAAGAAATAAATTGCATTGTATCTCTACAAAAATTATTCTTTGATCAAATAAAAGCAATTATTAATAGTCGGTAGAGTTTCATTTATCCAATCAACTACATAAGAATACAATTACAGCCAGCTGTTACAGCATAACTATGTGAAATATTTCAATCATTCCAAAAAGTGAATATGCCAAACAAAACAAAGGCATTACCAATATGAAGAAACAACTtgaatttaaaatgaataaactaCCATGTATTTTAAGTATAAGCCAGTAGAAATTAAATTAGAATAACTTACCACAATAGTATGTAGTTAAAATACGAGCATCTGGAGCATAAGCACGGATGTCTCTTGCCATGTTGCGAAGAGAATCATATTGTTCCAAATTTAGTGGCTGGACAAAAAGGTAAGAAAATCAGCTTATCAAGGCCATAACTTCAGTAAAAAAAACAGGATCATAGTGAACTGGACCAGATTCAGAGTTATGGTAACGGATTTCCTCATTTGAAAAATTTGTACTGAGCTGgcctattttttattataaatgctCGTAAATATTGATAAGGGCCTACTTATTTAGTGTTTATGGAGAGATAGACACAATTGTAACATGATTTGTCATGTGAGATTCTTAGGAGAGAAATAGTTATAACTTATATACCACCTAGGGCAGTCAAAATTTAATGAAGTAACTCAACTTTTTAATGAAAACGGGgaagaaataaaaacaattaattaatgaTTTAATGAAGCTGCTCAACTTTTTAATGAAAACAGGgaagaaataaaacaattaatcaatGATTACTGCTAAAGTTAGTTGCTGTTAGTAATTTTTCAGTAGCAGTGTTCAATCCAAATTTAGGATAGAGGTGGATAACCTAACTTTGACATCATCCTAGGGTAGTCTTACTAATAATTTATACCACACATGTTTGTACCTCGTCCCACAAGTAAAGGTAAGCTTTTCTCCAGTGATTCTTGGTTCTCAATATCTCAACTTGTTTCTGCAAGAAATCCTTCCCCGCATCGTTACTGTGGCACATTAACAGGTGGGTTGAATTTCATCAGTTCTCATTGCAAATATACCTGAGAGAAGCGAACGGGGACAACTGACTGACTGTATACCCGGAGACTACTTGTTTATATGGCACAGCATATGCTGCCAACCGGGGGTCTGAAAAATATTCATCTGATTTTGGATGATCCGCTACAATGTCAAGAGAGAAATATTCAGCAATGATAATATTTCTTTTGACGTTGCAACTCTATCAAACTCATTGAATCAGAAATATACCTGGCCATGGACATGTGTATGTTAAAACACGCATACCATcagcccatttgcaaaaataggGGCTGATTCTATATTGAAGAAGCCACTTGAAATGTTTATCCAATGCCTCATACCACTCATCTGTCCCCTGTTTAACGCTAAAGCGATCCTCAATTACAGTATCAGATACCTAGTGCAGAGTAAAGGAAAAACCGGAATGCACAAACAAATAAACTCAATTTCACAAAGATATAGACCAAAAGTGCACAGTGAATGAAAAATGCAAAATAAGCAGTAAGGTTTAAACAAGTGGCAGTCTCATATTATTCCCAGAGTTTGTTTGTATTGTAAACTGCACTCAGGATGCACCAATTAAAAATGGGAGCATCACACAACATATGTTACCGTCATTAGATCGGTATTAATTTTTCATCGAGATCAAAATTTTATATCAATCTAATGGTTGTAATGTACGGTACATGCCTTAAAGAATAAATGCACATTAAATTCCACTTGTTTTAACTAGTAAGCAGAGATATTTAGTATCTAATAACCTAACTGAGACAATTTAAATCAGTAAAATTTTCTCCAAAacttattacaaaaaaaaaaattttaaatggcTTTGTTTGTCTAACATTTAATATGGGTCAAGGATACACCAAATACGGCAGGAAGGGAAGGAGTTTCGGGAAGTACAAATTCCCAGACAGTGAGATTTAACTTCAGCCTTAGAGAGAGACTTGAAATGGCATCCTCTTCCATTACATCTGGTGAATCGTTTTCTGAAGAGAATTCAGAAAATGATGGGGACAGAAGAATCCTTCTTAATGATATAGTTGAAGACTTCAACCTTTCAACCTAAAAATGAGATGCTTGCATAAAAATCCATAAGGAGGCCAAGATTAAAAGAAGTACCAGAATGACACACAGTGATTGAAAATAAAACCCACCACTTCATCTAATGGTGTTCCATCTATTGGATCAACAATGTCTAGGCACCCCTTAAGCTCCTTATACAATTGATGTCTCTCAACCTTGCTTAAACTTTGAGCTGGAGATCTGTACAATGGTTGAAGTTGACAAAGAAAGGCTATGAACTAAAAGTTGCAACACAAAATCAGAAACTAAAAAATTGTTGCAAGAAAGTGGCTCACCCTGAATCTGTTTTTATAGCAGTAATGAGAATCTCTCCTTCATATTGTCCTGGAGGTTGAGCACTTGGAACATCAACCGAAATCCAAAGAGCACTAGTCTCCCTGAATAATACCAAACAACAGAGTGAAAAGTAATCAATCATCCGGCATCTTGGGTAGACAGCACATGAAGAATAACTATAATATACTAATATTTATCTGGCATATACCCTGGAAGTAGGTTTATCTGACCAACTGGAAGATCAAGGGGAACAAGAGCGTCAGGTACACCTAAAATGGGCACCACCCGCCGCAACCGTAGTGATTGTCCAACAATCAGTCTGCCAATACTGATGTCAGCAAATCGGTATAAACCAAAGTAATCATACATTAGTTCCATACAACAAAGAAAATGTCAACCTGTCTCCTGAAGGAGAGCATAGGTCACTGCACTGAACCTGCACAGTCCCAGCAACACCAGAACCACCCCATGAAACCTTTGGTCGAATGGCTAATTGAACACTCTCCCTCTCATTTCTAGCTGCAAGCAGGTTTATCTACATGATAAAGCAAAAACTCTAGTGTCAAGTGAATAGCAAATGCTTTAGAATTTTATGGTTTCCTCATTCTAAAACATTTCTATAAATTAAATTCTTCATTTATAACTTCAACCTCAAATTTAGGGTAGAGAATTGTGAAGTTTCGAAAGGGAAAGTCATAAAAATTCTTACTTCTGGAGAGATTGTTATCAATGCTATATAAACAGATTCAAAGTCAAAATCATGCATTGTGGGCCTTTTGGTCATTGTGTGAACATACTCAAAATCAAATAACAAGTGATTATCACACAAGACAAATTGTAAAGAAATGGCAAATCAATTATCACCCATGCAGTTCCTACTCATAAACAACAAGCAATGCTAACGCCATGCCCATCTTAGATgaacagaaaataaaaataagagataagaAAACTAACAGGCTCGAAATGTCTTGGCATTTCTTGAAATCCGACGTTCGTTGTGCTTGGCATGCTCCATACATGCACTAAATCCTTAGTTGGAATTTCTGTAGGGTCAATTGGCCCCTTGAGGTGATTCAAATCATGTGCGTCACCATCATTCCACCCGTAAGATGTACCACCTCCAGCAACACCTTCAACCGGTGGCACAACCACATCTTGTGGATTTCCTGCCAAATGCGTCAACAAATGATGAAGCAATTCAATTGAAATTAAAACACCTTAGTACAGAATCATTTCAAGATCAATTTAATCCGCAACCTTTCCCCAAAAAACAACAGTCTCCtttaatttaataaatcaaaATTCCCTAAATATGTACACTTCACTTTTATAATTAAGTTCAAGCTTTTTTTCAGAATTGCAAACATAAATATACAATGAAATTCCAAGCAAAAACATTGATCATGTCTATTTTAATACATAAACCCTTTATGTTTGATTTAGCTTTAGGAAGAGCCAAAAGTTTTCGaaaagcaattctagaggtgtagaattgatttaggaatgattttgaggtgtttgatttgtttaaagtagaattgattccgCCTCCAATTCTACTTTAAGTTAGAATTTGTAGCATTTGAGTTTAAACAAGATTTTTCTATTGAAATGTACTGTTCAACTCGATTTTACATAAAATTATCCAATCATAAATCATTTtacattcaactcacttttaaacGAGAAACAATTTTACAGAATCAGTCACAATCAATTAATCCATTTTTTTCACTGCATAACCAAAGATACACTAAAACCTATTTTATACAGCATCAGATTCAGTAACCGCCATAGATCGCTACGGCCTCTAATAAAGCCACTACACAATATAACATTCTCAAGCAAAAAAAACAACGAAGCTATAAAAAAAAACGCGGAATCCATACGATTACGCTGAAATTGGAGTTTGATAAACGAGAATTCAAAGCAGGTGAAACTAGTTAACTTTTCATTGTTGGATTGAAATTATAAACGTAAGTAACTGCAAATTGAGATGACgaaagagaattcttgaagaAATGGCACAATGAAGGTAAGAGAGAACTAACCGGAGTTATCCATATCGGAGTCGGAGGAGGTTATTTAATTGATACGGTGGCCGGAGAGAGGACACGTGATCGCGTTTTCGTTTCCGTTTAAGTGGGAAGCGAGGTTATTACAATACTTATGCTTAAAAAGTTAGAGCAATtagagcaaaaaaaaaaaaagtcatctTTTAGCATCTATTTACTTTTTATCATTTTGCTTTATCATTTTAAAAAGGAATTTTAAACATGGTTAATTTGAAAATTGTTGGTGTAAAACGTTTTTACACTATATTACGTACTACAAAGTTAccccaaaaaaaaaatcatgttttatcCTCTATTTCACTTTTATCAAAAGAACGTAtctaaattgatttattttaaaagaGATTATGTGAACACTCTATAATagaattttttatcaaaataatcaAGTTTCACTTtaaaaattataacaataaaCAAAATTTCTCACTAATTTCCAAAATACTTgtgatttataaataaaaaaatacaataattaaATTGACGTgtgcatttaaaaaaaataaaactaacgcTAATTAATACGTATGCGTCAATTGAATTGTGACACTAGATAGAAACATCAGTTGAATTGTGACGCTAATTAATATGCATGCGTCAATTGAATTGTGATGCTAATTAATATGCATGTGTCAATTGAATTGTGACACTAGATGGAAACATCAATTGAATTGgcgaatatttaaaaattatatacatTTGTCAATTCAATTGACACCTCATCTACATGTTATGCATTATCGTCAATACAATTAGTGCTTTCATATGCAATTGTCAATTTAATTGACACTAACTCTATTTATTTAAAAGTAGATGTTAATTGAACTGACATGTGTTCTATGTTGTCAATATTTTTTGAAACATTGATATTTCAGGAATTAATAGTAAATTTtggttatttgaaaaaaaataataataaataattctataccatgttttataaatatatttaacttatatatatatatatatatattctattttaCTATGTGCATTCAAGATACAAAATCATAATTACATTTCATGAACATGTAAAATGGtggagaaaataaaaataagtttcTCTAGCATATAGTTTTAACATATTCTATTTATTGGTTGAAGCTTATAAATAAGTCTTCtcttttgttgttaaaaaaaaaaaattgtaatcaaTAGAATAGATTTTATTAAATACTTAGAGTATCTCTATTTTTGCATTTCTACGAAGTGGAGGACTTCATAGGCCGTGAGAGCTTTATTAAAAGTatcaaaactattttaattaagtGGATTATTTTAgagcaatattattattattattaagacaaTTTTACGTGAACGAATTGTCTTTAGTTAAGAATGTTTATTTGTCTTTTTGGATTAGTGGATGTGTACTAAAGCATAACCATAAACATTTCATTGCATGATTCATCTCAACTTTCTGCCAAGTGTTGGTTTCTAAACTTGCATCCATGAGCTTTCATAACACGTGAAGTGATGTGAGATAAATTATTACTAGTAGTAGTTATCGTTACGCACAACACTAGATTTTAAAATGTTATATGTATCATACCAAAAATTTGTCTATCTATTTTCACCATTTCTCTACATCATACTCAAATTATATTGCCAAATAATATCTACTTTAAATGattgaataagtgtctcattttatattatttcaaatgtaattatatattatttagaaTATATCTATTATCTAAGGCAAAGTAATTGAATAAGTGActcattttatattattttaaatgtaattatatattattagaaTGTATCTATTATCTAAGGCAAAGTAATTGAATAAGTtttcattttatattattttaaattataggaAAATGCTAATCAGTGTCCTTGGGATActatttaagtgattaaagtggtaaGTTTTTATTGAAATGTGTATATTTAATGCATTGAAAATATATTGGAAATTAAAATGTtaacttttataaagaatattttcctTATTTAATATGCTTAAAGAGTACTCTGATGATACTAATTAGCAAGATAGAATTAACTATATATAAAAAAGTTAGTTAGCGTCGTTCAAAGTTAGTTTAGGTTGTGATTCAATGGAAGTTACATTATATATGATAAGTTTATTTACTTGTAACAATCAAGGAATGAAATCACAAGCATGAATATCATGCATTGTCATAACTCATGCATGAATACTAGGTTAATATGATATCAGTCTAAGGGTGTGTTTGATCTGCTAAAAAATAAGAGGTTGGACACTATGACTTTAATTATTTtacatctatcatataagaaaattcattGTTCTTAAATTACCAATTCTGTCATTCTTGCTAAAGAACTTGTCCACATGGCTATGCTAATCTTTCAGCTTTCAAAAGCTAACTTTTACATTCCTACTTTCTTATTCTTTTATTATactttattcttttttttatttgccTCCTTCTCATCAACTATGAAGGCAGGAGACTCACTCTCTCCACTCTCTACTTTGCTTGCAAATATGATTTTCCTTCTTTCCATACAAACCACTTGTAAAACTACATCAAAATGTTTACTTTC
Encoded proteins:
- the LOC131660173 gene encoding uncharacterized protein LOC131660173 isoform X1 translates to MDNSGNPQDVVVPPVEGVAGGGTSYGWNDGDAHDLNHLKGPIDPTEIPTKDLVHVWSMPSTTNVGFQEMPRHFEPINLLAARNERESVQLAIRPKVSWGGSGVAGTVQVQCSDLCSPSGDRLIVGQSLRLRRVVPILGVPDALVPLDLPVGQINLLPGETSALWISVDVPSAQPPGQYEGEILITAIKTDSGSPAQSLSKVERHQLYKELKGCLDIVDPIDGTPLDEVVERLKSSTISLRRILLSPSFSEFSSENDSPDVMEEDAISSLSLRLKLNLTVWEFVLPETPSLPAVFGVSDTVIEDRFSVKQGTDEWYEALDKHFKWLLQYRISPYFCKWADGMRVLTYTCPWPADHPKSDEYFSDPRLAAYAVPYKQVVSGNDAGKDFLQKQVEILRTKNHWRKAYLYLWDEPLNLEQYDSLRNMARDIRAYAPDARILTTYYCGPNDAPLAPTPFEAFVKVPCFLRPHNQIYCTSEWVLGNREDLVKDITAELQPENGEEWWTYVCMGPSDPHPNWHLGMRGTQHRAVMWRVWKEGGTGFLYWGANCYEKATVASAEIKFRHGLPPGDGVLYYPGEVFSTNEPVASLRLERLLSGLQDIEYLRLYASRYGRDEATALLDRMGVYFGPERYTHEHMPIDAMRGQIFNSCR
- the LOC131660173 gene encoding uncharacterized protein LOC131660173 isoform X2 encodes the protein MDNSGNPQDVVVPPVEGVAGGGTSYGWNDGDAHDLNHLKGPIDPTEIPTKDLVHVWSMPSTTNVGFQEMPRHFEPINLLAARNERESVQLAIRPKVSWGGSGVAGTVQVQCSDLCSPSGDRLIVGQSLRLRRVVPILGVPDALVPLDLPVGQINLLPGETSALWISVDVPSAQPPGQYEGEILITAIKTDSGSPAQSLSKVERHQLYKELKGCLDIVDPIDGTPLDEVERLKSSTISLRRILLSPSFSEFSSENDSPDVMEEDAISSLSLRLKLNLTVWEFVLPETPSLPAVFGVSDTVIEDRFSVKQGTDEWYEALDKHFKWLLQYRISPYFCKWADGMRVLTYTCPWPADHPKSDEYFSDPRLAAYAVPYKQVVSGNDAGKDFLQKQVEILRTKNHWRKAYLYLWDEPLNLEQYDSLRNMARDIRAYAPDARILTTYYCGPNDAPLAPTPFEAFVKVPCFLRPHNQIYCTSEWVLGNREDLVKDITAELQPENGEEWWTYVCMGPSDPHPNWHLGMRGTQHRAVMWRVWKEGGTGFLYWGANCYEKATVASAEIKFRHGLPPGDGVLYYPGEVFSTNEPVASLRLERLLSGLQDIEYLRLYASRYGRDEATALLDRMGVYFGPERYTHEHMPIDAMRGQIFNSCR
- the LOC131660173 gene encoding uncharacterized protein LOC131660173 isoform X3, with translation MDNSGNPQDVVVPPVEGVAGGGTSYGWNDGDAHDLNHLKGPIDPTEIPTKDLVHVWSMPSTTNVGFQEMPRHFEPINLLAARNERESVQLAIRPKVSWGGSGVAGTVQVQCSDLCSPSGDRLIVGQSLRLRRVVPILGVPDALVPLDLPVGQINLLPGETSALWISVDVPSAQPPGQYEGEILITAIKTDSGSPAQSLSKVERHQLYKELKGCLDIVDPIDGTPLDEVVERLKSSTISLRRILLSPSFSEFSSENDSPDVMEEDAISSLSLRLKLNLTVWEFVLPETPSLPAVFGVSDTVIEDRFSVKQGTDEWYEALDKHFKWLLQYRISPYFCKWADGMRVLTYTCPWPADHPKSDEYFSDPRLAAYAVPYKQVVSGNDAGKDFLQKQVEILRTKNHWRKAYLYLWDEPLNLEQYDSLRNMARDIRAYAPDARILTTYYCGPNDAPLAPTPFEAFVKVPCFLRPHNQIYCTSEWVLGNREDLVKDITAELQPENGMVDICLYGTIRSSSKLAPWYARHSTSGCHVACVERGWHRIFVLGC